From the Excalfactoria chinensis isolate bCotChi1 chromosome 1, bCotChi1.hap2, whole genome shotgun sequence genome, one window contains:
- the AMER2 gene encoding APC membrane recruitment protein 2 isoform X2, producing MDSHCDCAEPPAAEQPSGKINKTAFKLFKRRKSGGTMPSIFGVRSKGGEGKGASKTGMVRSRTHDGLADAVLESGKKEEAGGGEAQGKDAPSRAAGGLGGSGSSSVAKSHSFFSLLRKNGRPENGKAAENAEQRAGVRQKKGLKGIFSSMRWHRKDKNGKEERGEASEIPSGLIMPGSLTASLECIKEETPKPLSETPNGAGDTGLESQQEKRGGDACGSAEEPELGGGESRDSKTPPGEDPAAAGGRLEELCGERPDPGAGEVGTAKDAAITGCGDIIADQEEDVGGGSGGCQKSTPGASKLGASKKHPTMVAYQGGGEEMASPDQVDDTYLQEFWDMLSQTEETETGGGGGGGGGEGGGRGGTKTPEGLKDNRGTEGAQNRVVVKHGGLNQIPIHLNNKEEQKGREKEQHEGVPNSDEGYWDSTTPGPEEDSTTSIQKETLPRDSYSGDALYDLYAEPDENPPGGPSEEEVTCMPRSKPVSPVTTTCSLKTPSSTVKDSKIPISIKHLSSHPASHGTDTSNSHHVAHHHLAKSEMHRTKIPVSKVLVRRVSNRGLAGTMVKTATYQDSAKK from the exons ATGGACTCGCACTGCGACTGTGCCGAGCCTCCGGCCGCCGAGCAGCCGTCGGGGAAGATTAACAAAACCGCCTTCAAATTGTTCAAGAGGAGGAAATCCGGGGGCACCATGCCGAGCATCTTCGGGGTGAGGAGCaaaggtggggaggggaagggcgCGAGCAAGACGGGGATGGTGCGGAGCAGGACTCACGATGGCTTGGCCGACGCCGTGCTGGAGAGCGGCAAGAAGGAGGAGGCGGGCGGCGGAGAAGCGCAGGGGAAGGATGCTCCGAGCAGGGCGGCCGGCGGCCTCGGCGGCTCCGGCAGCAGCTCGGTGGCCAAATCGCACAGcttcttctccctgctgagGAAGAACGGGAGGCCGGAGAACGGCAAGGCGGCGGAGAATGCGGAGCAGCGGGCCGGCGTCAGACAAAAGAAGGGGCTGAAAGGAATCTTCAGCAGCATGCGATGgcacagaaaggacaaaaacggcaaagaggagaggggagaagcCTCAGAAATCCCGTCCGGTCTTATTATGCCGGGGTCTCTGACTGCCAGCTTGGAGTGCATCAAAGAGGAGACGCCAAAACCTTTGTCTGAAACTCCGAACGGCGCAGGAGACACCGGTCTCGAATCGCAGCAGGAGAAGCGCGGTGGAGATGCATGCGGCTCGGCCGAGGAGCccgagctgggagggggggagTCGCGGGACAGCAAAACTCCCCCTGGAGAggaccctgctgctgctggagggcgACTCGAGGAGCTCTGCGGTGAGCGACCGGACCCGGGCGCTGGAGAGGTTGGGACTGCGAAGGATGCGGCCATAACAG GCTGCGGAGATATTATTGCGGACCAGGAGGAGGATGTGGGCGGCGGGAGTGGCGGCTGCCAGAAGAGCACCCCTGGGGCCAGCAAGCTGGGCGCCTCCAAGAAGCACCCCACCATGGTCGCCTACcaaggaggaggggaggagatgGCCAGCCCGGACCAGGTGGATGATACCTACCTGCAAGAGTTCTGGGATATGCTGTCACAGACAGAGGAGACTGagacaggaggaggaggaggaggaggaggaggagaaggaggaggcagaggagggaCAAAGACACCCGAGGGGCTGAAGGACAACCGAGGTACTGAAGGGGCCCAGAACAGGGTGGTGGTGAAACATGGTGGCCTCAACCAGATCCCCATTCACCTCAACAACAAagaggagcagaagggcagggagAAGGAACAGCATGAAGGTGTCCCAAATAGTGATGAGGGTTACTGGGATTCCACCACCCCTGGTCCCGAAGAAGACAGTACCACGAGCATCCAGAAGGAGACCCTTCCCAGGGACAGCTACAGTGGGGATGCGCTTTATGACCTCTATGCTGAGCCTGATGAAAACCCACCAGGAGGACCTTCAGAGGAAGAGGTCACCTGTATGCCACGCTCCAAGCCAGTATCTCCAGTAACGACCACATGCTCACTGAAAACGCCCTCAAGCACAGTGAAGGACTCCAAAATACCCATCAGCATTAAACACCTTTCATCTCACCCTGCTAGCCATGGAACAGATACCAGTAACAGCCATCACGTTGCACACCATCACCTGGCCAAAAGTGAaatgcacagaacaaaaattcCTGTCTCTAAAGTACTAGTACGTCGAGTCAGTAACAGGGGCTTAGCAGGGACAATGGTGAAAACTGCCACGTACCAGGACAGTGCCAAAAAGTAA
- the AMER2 gene encoding APC membrane recruitment protein 2 isoform X1, with the protein MDSHCDCAEPPAAEQPSGKINKTAFKLFKRRKSGGTMPSIFGVRSKGGEGKGASKTGMVRSRTHDGLADAVLESGKKEEAGGGEAQGKDAPSRAAGGLGGSGSSSVAKSHSFFSLLRKNGRPENGKAAENAEQRAGVRQKKGLKGIFSSMRWHRKDKNGKEERGEASEIPSGLIMPGSLTASLECIKEETPKPLSETPNGAGDTGLESQQEKRGGDACGSAEEPELGGGESRDSKTPPGEDPAAAGGRLEELCGERPDPGAGEVGTAKDAAITGDIPITTIPLVEPHCDSGQETAAAPDPSSIDPPSEQSIDRICLMFADVTSLKSFDSLTGCGDIIADQEEDVGGGSGGCQKSTPGASKLGASKKHPTMVAYQGGGEEMASPDQVDDTYLQEFWDMLSQTEETETGGGGGGGGGEGGGRGGTKTPEGLKDNRGTEGAQNRVVVKHGGLNQIPIHLNNKEEQKGREKEQHEGVPNSDEGYWDSTTPGPEEDSTTSIQKETLPRDSYSGDALYDLYAEPDENPPGGPSEEEVTCMPRSKPVSPVTTTCSLKTPSSTVKDSKIPISIKHLSSHPASHGTDTSNSHHVAHHHLAKSEMHRTKIPVSKVLVRRVSNRGLAGTMVKTATYQDSAKK; encoded by the coding sequence ATGGACTCGCACTGCGACTGTGCCGAGCCTCCGGCCGCCGAGCAGCCGTCGGGGAAGATTAACAAAACCGCCTTCAAATTGTTCAAGAGGAGGAAATCCGGGGGCACCATGCCGAGCATCTTCGGGGTGAGGAGCaaaggtggggaggggaagggcgCGAGCAAGACGGGGATGGTGCGGAGCAGGACTCACGATGGCTTGGCCGACGCCGTGCTGGAGAGCGGCAAGAAGGAGGAGGCGGGCGGCGGAGAAGCGCAGGGGAAGGATGCTCCGAGCAGGGCGGCCGGCGGCCTCGGCGGCTCCGGCAGCAGCTCGGTGGCCAAATCGCACAGcttcttctccctgctgagGAAGAACGGGAGGCCGGAGAACGGCAAGGCGGCGGAGAATGCGGAGCAGCGGGCCGGCGTCAGACAAAAGAAGGGGCTGAAAGGAATCTTCAGCAGCATGCGATGgcacagaaaggacaaaaacggcaaagaggagaggggagaagcCTCAGAAATCCCGTCCGGTCTTATTATGCCGGGGTCTCTGACTGCCAGCTTGGAGTGCATCAAAGAGGAGACGCCAAAACCTTTGTCTGAAACTCCGAACGGCGCAGGAGACACCGGTCTCGAATCGCAGCAGGAGAAGCGCGGTGGAGATGCATGCGGCTCGGCCGAGGAGCccgagctgggagggggggagTCGCGGGACAGCAAAACTCCCCCTGGAGAggaccctgctgctgctggagggcgACTCGAGGAGCTCTGCGGTGAGCGACCGGACCCGGGCGCTGGAGAGGTTGGGACTGCGAAGGATGCGGCCATAACAGGTGACATTCCAATAACGACTATTccccttgttgaacctcactgTGATAGCGGTCAAGAGACGGCAGCCGCCCCTGACCCTTCCTCTATTGATCCACCCTCAGAACAATCGATTGATCGTATTTGTTTGATGTTTGCTGACGTGACTTCACTGAAAAGCTTTGACTCTCTTACAGGCTGCGGAGATATTATTGCGGACCAGGAGGAGGATGTGGGCGGCGGGAGTGGCGGCTGCCAGAAGAGCACCCCTGGGGCCAGCAAGCTGGGCGCCTCCAAGAAGCACCCCACCATGGTCGCCTACcaaggaggaggggaggagatgGCCAGCCCGGACCAGGTGGATGATACCTACCTGCAAGAGTTCTGGGATATGCTGTCACAGACAGAGGAGACTGagacaggaggaggaggaggaggaggaggaggagaaggaggaggcagaggagggaCAAAGACACCCGAGGGGCTGAAGGACAACCGAGGTACTGAAGGGGCCCAGAACAGGGTGGTGGTGAAACATGGTGGCCTCAACCAGATCCCCATTCACCTCAACAACAAagaggagcagaagggcagggagAAGGAACAGCATGAAGGTGTCCCAAATAGTGATGAGGGTTACTGGGATTCCACCACCCCTGGTCCCGAAGAAGACAGTACCACGAGCATCCAGAAGGAGACCCTTCCCAGGGACAGCTACAGTGGGGATGCGCTTTATGACCTCTATGCTGAGCCTGATGAAAACCCACCAGGAGGACCTTCAGAGGAAGAGGTCACCTGTATGCCACGCTCCAAGCCAGTATCTCCAGTAACGACCACATGCTCACTGAAAACGCCCTCAAGCACAGTGAAGGACTCCAAAATACCCATCAGCATTAAACACCTTTCATCTCACCCTGCTAGCCATGGAACAGATACCAGTAACAGCCATCACGTTGCACACCATCACCTGGCCAAAAGTGAaatgcacagaacaaaaattcCTGTCTCTAAAGTACTAGTACGTCGAGTCAGTAACAGGGGCTTAGCAGGGACAATGGTGAAAACTGCCACGTACCAGGACAGTGCCAAAAAGTAA